A genomic region of Janthinobacterium lividum contains the following coding sequences:
- the kbl gene encoding glycine C-acetyltransferase produces MSEQAKNTFFSGLQQNLDQLRQQGLYKPERVIASRQGAEVVCDDGRTLINMCANNYLGLSGDLQTQEASIAATQKYGYGLSSVRFICGTQTVHKELEQAISAFLGTEDTILYAAAFDANGGVFEPLFDENDAIISDALNHASIIDGIRLCKAGRYRYLHNDMADLEVQLKAAIAAGKRHKVIVTDGVFSMDGTIAQLDKICDLADQYGALVMIDECHASGFMGATGRGTHEHHNVMGRIDIITGTLGKALGGAMGGFTSARKEVIDTLRQKSRPYLFSNTLAPSIAGASLSVLERLAKSTELRDRLHDNTAFFRSEIERIGFTIKPGTHPVVPVMLFDAPVAQKFAARLYELGVLVTGFFYPVVPMGQARVRVQLSAAHTREQLVQVLAAFEQAGKELGLLTTTTTN; encoded by the coding sequence ATGAGCGAGCAAGCGAAGAACACCTTTTTCAGCGGTCTGCAACAGAATCTCGATCAACTGCGCCAGCAGGGCTTGTACAAGCCCGAGCGCGTGATCGCCTCGCGCCAGGGCGCCGAAGTGGTGTGCGACGATGGCCGTACCCTGATCAATATGTGTGCGAATAACTACCTGGGCCTGTCCGGCGACCTGCAGACGCAGGAAGCGTCTATTGCCGCCACGCAAAAGTACGGCTACGGCCTGTCGTCCGTGCGTTTCATCTGCGGCACGCAAACCGTGCACAAGGAACTGGAACAGGCGATTTCCGCGTTCCTGGGGACCGAGGACACGATTTTGTACGCGGCGGCTTTTGACGCCAACGGCGGCGTGTTCGAACCCCTGTTCGATGAAAACGACGCCATCATCTCGGATGCGCTGAACCACGCGTCCATCATCGACGGCATCCGCCTGTGCAAGGCTGGCCGCTACCGCTACCTGCATAACGACATGGCCGACCTGGAAGTGCAGCTGAAAGCGGCGATTGCCGCCGGCAAGCGCCATAAGGTCATCGTCACGGACGGCGTGTTCTCGATGGACGGCACGATTGCGCAGCTCGACAAGATCTGCGACCTGGCCGACCAATACGGCGCGCTGGTGATGATCGACGAATGCCACGCTTCCGGCTTCATGGGCGCGACGGGCCGCGGCACGCACGAGCACCACAATGTGATGGGCCGAATCGACATCATCACGGGCACCCTGGGCAAGGCCCTGGGCGGCGCCATGGGCGGCTTCACGTCGGCGCGCAAGGAAGTCATCGACACCCTGCGCCAGAAATCGCGTCCCTACCTGTTCTCGAACACGCTGGCGCCATCGATCGCCGGCGCCTCGCTGTCGGTACTGGAGCGCCTGGCCAAGTCGACGGAACTGCGCGACCGCCTGCATGACAACACGGCCTTCTTCCGCAGCGAGATCGAACGCATCGGCTTCACCATCAAGCCGGGCACCCATCCGGTCGTTCCCGTGATGCTGTTCGACGCTCCCGTGGCGCAGAAATTCGCCGCCCGCCTGTATGAACTGGGCGTGCTGGTGACGGGCTTCTTCTACCCGGTTGTGCCGATGGGCCAGGCCCGCGTGCGCGTGCAGCTCTCGGCTGCCCACACCCGCGAACAGCTGGTGCAAGTGCTGGCCGCCTTCGAGCAGGCTGGCAAGGAACTCGGTCTGCTGACCACTACCACTACCAATTAA
- a CDS encoding AAA family ATPase — MPISKKPYLQSAALRPDAVVDMDHYPFTIPAIRDFVHMDFHRDVTFFVGENGSGKSTMLEALAVALGFGKDGGTRNVRIALPSDEESGLHAHLRLSKSYKKPEDSYFLRAESFFNVATYMDDMPEYLASYGGKSLHAQSHGEAFMATLINKLRGKGLYLLDEPEAALSPSRQMAALSVIHQLVQDDSQLIIATHSPILLAYPNAKILMFTGGGIHEVAYEDTEHFAVTRDFLNNYPRRLEQLFEEE; from the coding sequence ATGCCGATCAGTAAAAAACCGTATTTGCAAAGCGCCGCGCTGCGCCCCGACGCTGTCGTCGACATGGACCACTATCCGTTCACCATCCCCGCCATCCGCGACTTCGTGCACATGGATTTCCACCGCGACGTGACGTTTTTCGTGGGCGAGAATGGCAGCGGCAAGTCGACCATGCTCGAAGCGCTGGCCGTGGCGCTGGGCTTCGGCAAGGATGGCGGCACGCGCAACGTGCGCATCGCCCTGCCGTCGGACGAGGAATCGGGCTTGCACGCGCACTTGCGCCTGAGCAAGAGCTACAAGAAGCCCGAGGACAGCTATTTCCTGCGCGCCGAAAGCTTTTTCAACGTCGCCACCTACATGGACGACATGCCCGAATACCTGGCCAGCTATGGCGGCAAGTCGCTGCACGCGCAATCGCACGGCGAAGCATTCATGGCGACCCTGATCAACAAGCTGCGGGGCAAGGGCTTGTATCTGCTGGACGAGCCCGAGGCGGCCCTGTCGCCGAGCCGCCAGATGGCGGCGCTATCGGTGATCCACCAGCTGGTGCAGGACGACTCGCAACTGATCATCGCCACCCATTCGCCCATCCTGCTGGCCTACCCGAACGCGAAAATCCTGATGTTTACGGGCGGCGGCATCCACGAGGTGGCATATGAAGACACGGAACACTTCGCCGTGACGCGCGATTTCTTGAATAACTACCCCAGGAGGCTGGAGCAGTTGTTTGAGGAGGAGTGA
- the glp gene encoding gephyrin-like molybdotransferase Glp codes for MNDPTAQRKPMLSVAEAQAFMLGAARPVAEVELVDTMRANGRVLAAAQTSTMNVPERDNTQMDGYAVRAQDCASGAASLRVSQRIAAGHVGQPLQPGTAARIFTGALIPDGADCVVMQEQCTLLDGVVTVNHVPQAGEWVRRQGEDIRAGGEILGAGRRLRSQEMGLAASVGLAQLPVLRKLRVAVFFTGDELAMPGEALAPGAVYNSNRFTLRGLLENLGCEITDLGIVPDSLEATKAVLRQAAQGNDLIITSGGVSVGEEDHIKPAVEAEGRLNMWQIAVKPGKPLAFGEVQDAFFIGLPGNPVSSFVTFLLFVRPFILRLQGVAGNLAPRSYKLPAAFERLKADKRNEFLRAKVNGEGELELFANQSSGVLTSTVWGDGLIDCPPGLSIARGDMLRFIPFNELLY; via the coding sequence ATGAACGATCCGACCGCACAACGCAAGCCGATGCTGTCCGTGGCCGAGGCGCAAGCCTTCATGCTGGGCGCGGCGCGCCCGGTGGCCGAGGTGGAGCTGGTCGACACCATGCGCGCCAACGGCCGCGTGCTGGCGGCCGCGCAAACGTCGACCATGAACGTCCCCGAGCGCGACAACACGCAGATGGATGGCTATGCCGTGCGCGCGCAGGATTGCGCCAGCGGCGCGGCCAGCTTGCGCGTGTCGCAGCGCATCGCGGCTGGCCACGTGGGCCAGCCCTTGCAGCCGGGGACGGCGGCGCGCATCTTCACGGGCGCCCTGATCCCGGACGGCGCCGATTGCGTCGTGATGCAGGAGCAGTGCACCTTGCTTGATGGCGTAGTGACGGTCAATCACGTGCCGCAGGCCGGTGAATGGGTGCGCCGCCAGGGCGAGGATATCCGCGCCGGCGGCGAGATCCTCGGTGCCGGCCGCCGCCTGCGCAGCCAGGAAATGGGCCTGGCCGCCTCGGTGGGCCTGGCGCAGCTGCCGGTGCTGCGCAAGCTGCGCGTCGCCGTCTTCTTCACGGGCGACGAGCTGGCCATGCCCGGTGAGGCCCTGGCGCCGGGCGCCGTCTACAACTCGAACCGTTTTACCTTGCGCGGCCTGCTGGAGAATTTGGGCTGCGAGATCACGGACCTGGGCATCGTGCCCGACAGCCTGGAAGCGACCAAGGCCGTGCTGCGCCAGGCGGCCCAGGGCAATGATCTGATCATCACCTCGGGCGGCGTGTCCGTAGGCGAGGAAGACCATATCAAGCCGGCCGTGGAAGCGGAAGGGCGGCTGAACATGTGGCAGATCGCCGTCAAGCCGGGCAAGCCGCTGGCGTTTGGCGAAGTGCAGGATGCCTTCTTTATCGGCTTGCCTGGCAATCCCGTCTCCAGCTTCGTCACGTTCCTGCTGTTCGTGCGCCCCTTCATCCTGCGCCTGCAAGGCGTGGCGGGGAATCTGGCGCCGCGCAGCTACAAGCTGCCGGCCGCGTTCGAGCGCCTGAAGGCGGACAAGCGCAACGAGTTCTTGCGCGCCAAGGTCAATGGGGAGGGCGAGCTGGAACTGTTCGCCAACCAGAGTTCGGGCGTGCTGACGTCCACCGTGTGGGGCGACGGCTTGATCGATTGCCCGCCGGGGCTGTCGATTGCGCGCGGCGACATGCTGCGGTTTATTCCGTTTAACGAATTGCTGTACTAA
- a CDS encoding L-serine ammonia-lyase, translating into MDMSVFDLFKIGIGPSSSHTVGPMVAARRFLVEYGPLDQVVGVEAALYGSLALTGVGHATDKAVILGLMGETPQDVAPDAVDTKLAAIEAAGEIALLGTHVVPFTAATGLIWHKSESLPEHPNGMRFTLKLADGSRVDKVYYSIGGGFIREAGEAQAEAAVESAASARVVFPFDTMEQLLAHGVESGLSIPEMLRANECVKRSDAELNEGLDRIWHVMRDCIAHGLETTGNLPGGLNVKRRAAKLWRLAQEAKASDNRANDLPHDAVHLVSLYAMAVNEENAAGGRVVTAPTNGAAGIIPAVLRYYAQDCRPSDPVGGVRRFMLTAAAIGMLCKRNASISGAEVGCQGEVGVACAMAAAGLVAALGGTNEQIENAAEIGIEHHLGMTCDPIGGLVQIPCIERNGMGAVKAITAASLALKGDGTHFVSLDEVIETMRQTGADMQDKYKETSLGGLAVHVITVNHAAC; encoded by the coding sequence ATGGATATGAGCGTATTTGACCTGTTCAAGATCGGCATCGGGCCGTCGAGTTCCCACACGGTGGGGCCGATGGTGGCGGCGCGGCGGTTCCTGGTCGAATACGGTCCGCTGGACCAGGTGGTGGGCGTCGAGGCGGCCCTGTATGGCTCGCTGGCGCTGACGGGCGTGGGCCATGCCACGGACAAGGCCGTCATTCTTGGCCTGATGGGCGAAACGCCGCAGGACGTGGCGCCCGATGCCGTCGACACCAAGCTGGCCGCCATCGAGGCGGCCGGCGAGATCGCCTTGCTGGGTACGCACGTGGTGCCGTTCACGGCCGCCACGGGCTTGATCTGGCACAAGAGCGAATCCCTGCCCGAACATCCGAACGGCATGCGTTTTACCCTGAAACTGGCGGACGGCAGCCGGGTCGACAAGGTGTATTACTCGATCGGCGGCGGTTTTATCCGCGAAGCGGGCGAGGCGCAAGCCGAAGCGGCCGTGGAGTCGGCCGCCAGCGCACGGGTCGTCTTCCCTTTCGATACCATGGAGCAGTTGCTGGCGCACGGCGTGGAAAGCGGCCTGTCGATCCCTGAAATGCTGCGCGCGAACGAATGCGTCAAGCGCAGCGACGCGGAACTCAATGAGGGACTGGACCGCATCTGGCACGTCATGCGCGACTGCATCGCGCACGGCCTGGAAACGACGGGCAACCTGCCGGGCGGCTTGAACGTAAAGCGCCGCGCCGCGAAATTGTGGCGCCTGGCGCAGGAAGCGAAGGCGTCCGACAACCGCGCCAACGACTTGCCGCACGACGCCGTGCACCTGGTCAGCCTGTACGCGATGGCCGTCAACGAGGAAAACGCGGCCGGCGGGCGCGTAGTCACTGCCCCGACCAACGGCGCCGCCGGCATCATCCCGGCCGTGCTGCGCTACTATGCGCAGGATTGCCGCCCCAGCGATCCGGTCGGCGGCGTGCGCCGCTTCATGCTGACGGCAGCCGCCATCGGCATGCTGTGCAAGCGCAATGCCTCGATCTCGGGCGCCGAAGTGGGCTGCCAGGGCGAAGTGGGCGTGGCGTGCGCCATGGCGGCCGCCGGCCTGGTGGCGGCATTGGGCGGCACCAACGAGCAGATCGAAAACGCGGCCGAAATCGGCATCGAACACCATCTTGGCATGACGTGCGACCCCATCGGCGGCCTGGTGCAGATCCCCTGCATCGAGCGCAATGGCATGGGCGCCGTGAAAGCCATCACGGCCGCCTCGCTGGCGCTGAAGGGCGATGGCACGCATTTCGTCAGCCTCGACGAAGTCATCGAAACCATGCGCCAGACGGGCGCGGACATGCAGGACAAGTACAAGGAAACATCGCTGGGCGGCCTGGCCGTGCATGTAATCACCGTCAACCACGCCGCTTGCTGA
- a CDS encoding TIGR03862 family flavoprotein has protein sequence MTHSSLPPFHIAVIGGGPAGLMAAQAATDQGARVELFDAMPSVGRKFLLAGRGGMNITHAEDYQSFVSRYGRPARWIKPALDQFGPQKVRDWVHGLGVDTFVGSSNRVFPTDMKAAPLLRAWLHRLREAGVQFHMRHRWTGWRDGQLAFATPDGERLRGFDAVILALGGGSWARLGSDGAWVPLLQERGVAVTPLAPANCGFDVDWSGHFSSRHAGEPLATVAITARDIDGLLIKRQGQFVITAGGVEGSLIYALSAALREQIAAEGSTTIWLDLAPDHTHARVFEEVTRPRGSRSMSSHLNSRLGIKGVKSGLLRECLSAADFADEARLADAIKLLPVRLVRPRPIDEAISSAGGVEFDGVKGSMLRAMPGVFLAGEMLDWEAPTGGYLLTACLAQGKAAGEQAVSWLEENVSAR, from the coding sequence ATGACCCATTCCAGCCTTCCTCCCTTTCACATCGCCGTCATCGGCGGCGGCCCTGCCGGCCTGATGGCCGCCCAGGCTGCCACCGACCAGGGAGCCAGGGTGGAGCTGTTCGACGCCATGCCGTCCGTCGGCCGTAAATTTCTGCTGGCGGGACGCGGCGGCATGAATATCACGCATGCGGAAGACTACCAGTCCTTCGTCTCGCGTTACGGCAGGCCGGCCCGCTGGATCAAGCCGGCGCTGGACCAGTTCGGCCCGCAAAAGGTGCGCGACTGGGTGCACGGCCTGGGCGTGGATACTTTCGTCGGCTCCTCGAACCGCGTCTTCCCGACGGACATGAAGGCGGCGCCCTTGCTGCGCGCCTGGCTGCACCGCCTGCGCGAGGCGGGCGTGCAATTTCACATGCGCCACCGCTGGACGGGCTGGCGCGACGGCCAGCTGGCCTTTGCCACGCCGGACGGCGAACGCCTGCGCGGCTTCGACGCCGTGATCCTGGCGCTCGGTGGCGGCAGCTGGGCGCGGCTAGGATCGGACGGCGCCTGGGTGCCGCTGCTGCAAGAGCGCGGCGTGGCCGTGACGCCCCTGGCGCCGGCCAATTGCGGCTTCGACGTAGACTGGAGCGGGCATTTCAGCAGTCGCCATGCCGGCGAACCGCTGGCGACGGTGGCCATCACGGCGCGCGATATCGATGGCTTGCTCATCAAGCGCCAGGGCCAGTTCGTCATCACGGCGGGCGGCGTCGAGGGCAGCCTGATCTACGCGCTGTCGGCCGCGCTGCGCGAGCAGATCGCCGCCGAGGGCAGCACCACCATCTGGCTCGACCTGGCACCCGACCACACGCATGCACGCGTGTTCGAGGAAGTGACGCGCCCGCGCGGTTCCCGCTCCATGTCCAGCCACCTGAATAGCCGTCTGGGCATCAAGGGCGTGAAATCGGGCTTGCTGCGCGAATGCCTGAGCGCGGCCGACTTCGCCGATGAAGCCAGGCTGGCGGACGCCATCAAGCTGCTGCCCGTCCGACTTGTGCGTCCGCGCCCCATCGATGAAGCCATCAGCAGCGCCGGCGGCGTGGAATTCGACGGTGTCAAAGGCAGCATGCTGCGCGCCATGCCGGGCGTGTTTCTGGCGGGGGAAATGCTGGACTGGGAAGCGCCGACGGGCGGCTACCTGCTGACGGCCTGCCTGGCGCAAGGCAAGGCGGCCGGCGAGCAGGCGGTCAGTTGGCTGGAAGAGAACGTTAGTGCCAGGTAA
- the thrC gene encoding threonine synthase, whose translation MHYVSTRADKAPLQSQQSSLQQFSDILLGGLAPDGGLYLPEHYPQVTGAELNAWRTLSYADLAYEILKKFATDIPAADLKALTAKTYTKAVYKNARAGENAADITPLRVLEENVVKGGQTTLMLQALSNGPTLAFKDMAMQLLGNLFEYTLAKHDAELNIFGATSGDTGSAAEYAMRGKKGIRVFMLSPHKKMSAFQTAQMFSLQDPNIYNIAVEGVFDDCQDMVKAVSNDLPFKAKQKIGTVNSINWARVVAQVVYYFRGYLAATTSNEQKVSFTVPSGNFGNICAGHIARMMGLPISKLVAATNENDVLDEFFRTGVYRVRKSAETYHTSSPSMDISKASNFERFVYDLVGRDSDRVRALFTKVETHGGFDLSGKPGSDGDEFKLVAKYGFKSGKSTHQDRLDTIRDVADDYGITIDTHTADGIKVAREHLEPNVPMIVLETALAAKFNETILEALGVDAERPKGFENIEDLPQKFVVMDADVEKMKAYIAANTGL comes from the coding sequence ATGCATTACGTGTCTACCCGCGCTGATAAAGCGCCATTGCAGTCGCAACAGTCATCTTTGCAGCAATTTTCCGACATCCTACTGGGCGGCCTCGCCCCCGATGGCGGCCTGTATCTCCCTGAACACTACCCGCAAGTCACTGGTGCCGAGCTGAACGCCTGGCGCACATTGTCGTATGCCGACCTGGCCTACGAAATCCTGAAGAAGTTCGCCACCGATATCCCGGCCGCGGACCTGAAGGCACTGACGGCGAAAACCTATACCAAGGCAGTCTACAAGAACGCCCGCGCCGGCGAAAACGCGGCCGACATCACGCCGCTGCGCGTGCTCGAAGAAAACGTCGTCAAGGGCGGCCAGACCACCCTGATGCTGCAGGCGCTGTCGAACGGCCCGACCCTGGCCTTCAAGGACATGGCCATGCAGCTGCTGGGCAACCTGTTCGAATACACCTTGGCCAAGCACGACGCCGAACTCAATATCTTTGGCGCCACGTCGGGCGACACGGGCAGCGCGGCCGAATACGCGATGCGCGGCAAGAAGGGCATCCGCGTCTTCATGCTGTCGCCGCACAAGAAAATGAGCGCCTTCCAGACGGCGCAGATGTTCAGCCTGCAAGACCCGAATATCTACAACATCGCCGTCGAAGGCGTGTTTGACGATTGCCAGGACATGGTCAAGGCCGTCTCGAACGACTTGCCGTTCAAGGCGAAACAGAAGATCGGCACCGTCAACTCCATCAACTGGGCGCGCGTCGTGGCGCAGGTCGTGTACTACTTCCGCGGCTACCTGGCGGCCACTACCAGCAACGAGCAAAAAGTGTCGTTCACGGTGCCGTCGGGCAACTTCGGCAATATCTGCGCCGGCCATATCGCCCGCATGATGGGGCTGCCCATCTCGAAACTGGTGGCGGCGACGAATGAAAACGACGTGCTTGACGAATTCTTCCGCACGGGCGTCTACCGCGTGCGCAAGTCCGCCGAGACCTACCATACGAGCAGCCCGTCGATGGATATCTCGAAAGCGTCGAACTTCGAGCGCTTCGTCTACGACTTGGTGGGCCGCGACAGCGACCGCGTGCGCGCCCTGTTCACGAAAGTGGAAACGCATGGCGGCTTCGACTTGTCCGGCAAGCCTGGCAGCGACGGCGACGAATTCAAGCTGGTGGCCAAGTACGGCTTCAAGTCGGGCAAGTCCACGCACCAGGACCGCCTCGATACCATCCGCGACGTGGCCGACGACTACGGCATCACCATCGACACGCACACGGCCGACGGCATCAAGGTGGCGCGCGAGCACCTGGAGCCCAACGTGCCGATGATCGTGCTGGAAACGGCGCTGGCGGCCAAGTTCAACGAAACCATCCTCGAAGCACTGGGCGTGGACGCGGAACGGCCAAAGGGCTTCGAGAACATCGAAGACTTGCCGCAAAAGTTCGTCGTGATGGATGCGGACGTGGAAAAGATGAAGGCGTATATCGCCGCCAACACGGGCTTGTGA
- a CDS encoding DUF1700 domain-containing protein: MMNKQDYLDALRRALAGLPPDLVAKTLDYYEQTFIEGAAAGRSEHEIADDLGDPKKIALTLRNSTHRQAFEQKKTPVNLLRLLVSLVGLAIFNLFMVVPAAVYAALLATLYAVGLSFYLAGIAITASGLSGANELVLDGPLRHVFIHDDDGGENGERRETRITIGDTGIEVDHLPGRLQHDPAESEPGAPGASSRMMERAEALAGGGIRISTDMDRDARTTQTVFGVGMLLGGIAIFLLSLVVTRYTLIGIKRYVAMNVSLLKGH, encoded by the coding sequence ATGATGAACAAACAAGATTATCTCGACGCACTGCGGCGCGCGCTGGCAGGCTTGCCACCGGACCTGGTCGCCAAGACGCTCGACTATTACGAACAGACCTTCATCGAAGGCGCTGCGGCCGGCCGCAGCGAGCACGAGATCGCAGACGACCTGGGCGACCCGAAAAAAATCGCCCTTACCTTGCGCAACAGCACGCACCGCCAGGCTTTCGAGCAAAAGAAAACCCCCGTCAACCTGCTGCGCCTGCTCGTCTCGCTGGTGGGCCTGGCCATCTTCAACCTGTTCATGGTCGTGCCTGCCGCCGTGTACGCGGCCCTGCTGGCCACCCTGTACGCCGTCGGCCTGAGCTTTTACCTGGCCGGCATCGCCATCACGGCCAGCGGTTTGTCCGGCGCCAACGAACTGGTGCTCGACGGTCCTCTGCGCCACGTCTTCATCCACGACGATGACGGCGGCGAAAATGGCGAACGGCGCGAAACGCGCATCACCATCGGCGACACGGGCATCGAAGTCGATCACCTGCCCGGCCGCTTGCAGCATGACCCGGCCGAGTCCGAGCCGGGGGCGCCCGGTGCTTCCTCGCGCATGATGGAGCGGGCCGAAGCGCTGGCCGGCGGGGGCATCCGCATCTCCACCGACATGGACCGCGATGCGCGCACCACGCAAACCGTCTTTGGCGTGGGTATGCTGCTCGGCGGCATCGCCATCTTCCTGCTCAGTCTGGTCGTAACGCGCTATACCTTGATCGGCATCAAGCGCTACGTTGCCATGAATGTTTCCCTGCTCAAAGGTCACTAG
- a CDS encoding head GIN domain-containing protein, whose product MKRLLKVGLSMLLLALVLIAMSYAALRAKGISNPSSAAGRAVRSETRPVSPNINSIDLAGPIDLVLRRGATPSLKVSGEQRLLSNVDTTQDGTTLHIGPKGMLFHHRQPLQVELVLPALVRVEVHGNGDSKITGFSGDSFILELTGSGDVSFTGRYKQVAATVNGSGDLDINGGNSDSVVLEMVGSGRIAASGNTKFLRADLSGSGDIDAEHLAADKASVSLQGSGTSTVFVRDASNLTLRGSGDIHVHGNPRQRETQKSGSGEITWH is encoded by the coding sequence ATGAAACGCTTGCTCAAAGTTGGCCTGTCCATGCTCTTGCTGGCACTGGTCCTGATCGCCATGTCATATGCCGCGCTGCGCGCCAAGGGAATCAGCAATCCCAGCAGCGCCGCCGGCCGTGCCGTGCGCAGCGAAACGCGCCCGGTTTCCCCCAATATCAACAGCATCGACCTGGCCGGCCCCATCGACCTGGTGCTGCGCCGCGGCGCCACACCCTCGCTGAAGGTCAGCGGCGAGCAGCGTCTGCTGTCGAACGTCGACACCACGCAAGATGGCACGACCCTGCATATCGGCCCGAAAGGCATGCTGTTCCACCACCGCCAGCCCCTGCAGGTGGAACTGGTGCTGCCCGCCCTCGTCCGCGTGGAAGTGCACGGCAATGGCGACAGCAAGATCACGGGATTTTCCGGCGACAGTTTCATCCTGGAATTGACGGGTTCGGGCGATGTCAGTTTCACGGGACGCTACAAGCAGGTTGCCGCCACCGTCAACGGTAGCGGCGACCTCGACATCAATGGCGGCAACAGCGACAGCGTGGTGCTGGAAATGGTGGGCTCCGGGCGCATCGCCGCCAGCGGCAATACCAAGTTCCTGCGTGCCGACCTGAGCGGTTCAGGCGATATCGATGCCGAGCACCTGGCCGCCGACAAGGCCAGCGTCAGCCTGCAAGGCTCCGGCACGAGCACCGTCTTCGTGCGCGACGCCAGCAACCTGACCCTGCGCGGCAGCGGCGACATCCACGTCCACGGCAACCCGCGCCAGCGCGAAACCCAGAAAAGCGGCTCGGGCGAAATTACCTGGCACTAA
- the moaD gene encoding molybdopterin converting factor subunit 1: MKINLRFFASVRELVGTGHEVLEVSAEAASRLTVGEVRNLLIARGGNWEYALAQGRALRMAHNQVMCDAATVIGDGDEVAFFPPVTGG; the protein is encoded by the coding sequence ATGAAGATCAATCTGCGATTTTTTGCCAGCGTGCGCGAGCTGGTGGGAACCGGCCATGAAGTGCTGGAAGTGAGCGCGGAGGCCGCGTCACGGCTGACGGTGGGCGAGGTGCGCAATCTCCTGATCGCCCGCGGCGGCAACTGGGAATACGCGCTTGCGCAGGGCCGTGCGCTGCGCATGGCGCATAATCAGGTGATGTGCGATGCCGCTACCGTGATAGGCGACGGCGACGAGGTGGCGTTCTTCCCGCCCGTGACGGGCGGCTGA
- a CDS encoding NAD-dependent epimerase/dehydratase family protein encodes MERILVIGANGQIGSELVGALAQQHGADNVIASDIGTNNLYQAKRYAQLNVLDKEGLAKIIADEGITQVYQLAAMLSATGEAAPLKAWSLNMDGLLNILELARERGEAGKPLRIFWPSSIAAFGPNTPQVNTPQMTVMDPTSMYGISKLAGERLCEYYFNKYGVDVRSIRYPGIISYKSPPGGGTTDYAIAIFHAALRGERYDCFLDANTTLPMIYMPDAIRATIELMDAPVSQIKIRSSYNVAGVSFNPEQLAKAIVRMVPDFKISYKPDSRQAIADSWPQSLDDSKASADWGWKAQIGVEQMVTDMLANVDVGHAAKAA; translated from the coding sequence ATGGAACGTATTTTAGTCATTGGCGCAAACGGCCAAATCGGTAGTGAGTTGGTGGGCGCGCTGGCGCAGCAGCACGGCGCGGACAATGTCATCGCCAGCGACATCGGCACGAACAACCTGTACCAGGCCAAGCGCTACGCGCAGTTGAATGTGCTGGACAAGGAAGGCCTGGCGAAGATCATCGCCGATGAAGGCATCACCCAGGTGTACCAGCTGGCGGCCATGCTGTCGGCCACGGGCGAAGCGGCGCCGTTGAAGGCGTGGAGCCTGAACATGGATGGCTTGCTGAATATCCTGGAACTGGCGCGCGAACGCGGCGAGGCAGGCAAGCCGCTGCGCATCTTCTGGCCATCGTCGATCGCCGCCTTCGGTCCGAACACGCCGCAGGTGAACACGCCGCAAATGACGGTGATGGACCCGACCTCGATGTACGGCATCAGCAAGCTGGCCGGCGAGCGCCTGTGCGAGTACTACTTCAACAAGTACGGCGTGGATGTGCGCAGCATCCGCTATCCTGGCATCATCAGCTATAAATCGCCTCCGGGCGGCGGCACCACCGATTACGCCATCGCCATCTTCCATGCGGCCTTGCGCGGCGAGCGCTATGACTGCTTCCTCGATGCGAACACCACCTTGCCGATGATTTACATGCCCGACGCCATCCGCGCCACCATCGAACTGATGGACGCTCCTGTGTCGCAGATCAAGATCCGTTCGTCCTACAATGTGGCCGGCGTGTCGTTCAACCCCGAGCAGCTGGCCAAGGCCATCGTGCGCATGGTGCCGGACTTCAAGATCAGCTACAAGCCGGACAGCCGCCAGGCCATCGCCGACAGCTGGCCGCAAAGCCTGGACGACAGCAAGGCCAGCGCCGACTGGGGCTGGAAGGCGCAGATCGGCGTCGAGCAGATGGTCACGGACATGCTGGCCAATGTCGACGTGGGTCACGCCGCCAAGGCTGCCTGA